GGCGCAGTACGCGATTGCGGGCGAGCGCGGCCTGCTGGTCGTGGGCACGGACCACGCAGCGGAGAACATCACCGGCTTTTTCACCAAGTTCGGCGACGGCGCGGCGGACCTTGTGCCGCTCGCCGGGCTGAACAAGCGGCAGGGCGCGCAGATGCTGGAGCACTTGGGCGCTAATCGACGCTTGTTTGAGAAGACCCCCACCGCCGATCTCGAGGAAGATCGTCCGGCGCTGCCGGATGAGGAGGCGCTGGGCGTGACGTATGCCGAGATCGACGATTATCTCGAGGGCAAGGACGTGCCCGAGGCCGCTCGCGAGCGCCTGGAGCACCTGTGGCGCGTGGGCCAGCACAAGCGGCACCTGCCGCCCGGCCCGGCCGAGACCTGGTGGCGCTAGCGCTCCCCCAATGCGCTGAGTGTGGCTTCGGCGGCGCGAACCAGCGCGGAGCCGTAGCTCGGGCCGTGCGTGAACGCGTGGACGGCAAGCGGGTGGAGCTGGTGCGCGGGGATGCGCTCGCGCCAGCCGCCGGGGCCGGAGCCAGCGCTAACACCGCGGCCATCCGCGCCGGGGCCAAGGTCCCCGCCAGCGGCCAGGTAGCCCTCCACGATTTCCTCGAAGTACGGCGCGCCGAAGAGTTCCAGCATCGCGATGTCCGTCAGCGGGTGGCCGCCGTGCGCGGCGGGGTCGATGAACCGCGGGCCGTCGACGCCAAAGAGTAGGTTGCCGGACCACAGGTCGCCGTGGATACGGGCGAGCGGGGCGTCCTCGTCTTCCGCGAGCAGCGCGTCGCAGGCGCGTCGCACCGTCGCCAAGCCGCGCTCGCTCAGGTTCCCTGCCGCGGCCGCCTTCTCCGCGAACGGCAGCACGCGCTGCCCGACGTAGAACTCGGCCCACCGCTCAGTCGGCGTGCATTCTTGGGGCGCGCGGCCGATGTAGTTCGGCCCGTCCCACCCCTCCGGCGGTGCACCGAACGCCGCCGCACCCTGCGCGTGGATCGCGGCCAGCTCTCGGCCCGCCGCGCGGGCAGCCTCCGCAGTGGGGCGCGTGGTGGTGACGTGTTCGATGGTGAGGGTATTTGAAGCGTCGTCAAGCGAGAGCACCTTGACCACCGCGGCGGAACCCTCGCGCAGCCACCGCAACCCGTGTGCCTCCGCGGCGGCGGAACCCGGGCCGGAGCCGCGCTTGAGAAACGTTTCAGCCATGTCGAGCCTCCAATTCAAGTAGGAACCGCTTCATCGCGGGGCCGCCGGCGTAGTTGCCCACGGTGCCGTCCGCACGCACCACCCGGTGGCACGGCACAACGATGGGTAGCGGGTTGGTCGCGCACGCCGTCCCCGCGGCACGCACCGCGCGCGGATTGCCGGCCAGGGCCGCGAGCTGCGAGTACGTCGCGGTCTCTCCGTACGGAATCTCCAGCAGCGCCTGCTGCGCGCGCAGCCGAAACCCCTCGCGCGCACCCCAATCCAGCGCGAGCTCAAACGCCCGGCGCTCCCCGGCGAAGTATTGCGCCAGTTGCGTGCCGACGTCCCCTTCCCCGCCCTCAGCCGAGCACCCAGCCTGGACAAGCGAAAA
Above is a genomic segment from Corynebacterium sp. CNCTC7651 containing:
- a CDS encoding fructosamine kinase family protein → MAETFLKRGSGPGSAAAEAHGLRWLREGSAAVVKVLSLDDASNTLTIEHVTTTRPTAEAARAAGRELAAIHAQGAAAFGAPPEGWDGPNYIGRAPQECTPTERWAEFYVGQRVLPFAEKAAAAGNLSERGLATVRRACDALLAEDEDAPLARIHGDLWSGNLLFGVDGPRFIDPAAHGGHPLTDIAMLELFGAPYFEEIVEGYLAAGGDLGPGADGRGVSAGSGPGGWRERIPAHQLHPLAVHAFTHGPSYGSALVRAAEATLSALGER
- a CDS encoding methylated-DNA--[protein]-cysteine S-methyltransferase → MQDRTYRIHRTPVGEVLSVSTPRGLVRIELDPARFSLVQAGCSAEGGEGDVGTQLAQYFAGERRAFELALDWGAREGFRLRAQQALLEIPYGETATYSQLAALAGNPRAVRAAGTACATNPLPIVVPCHRVVRADGTVGNYAGGPAMKRFLLELEARHG